The following is a genomic window from Sphingobacterium spiritivorum.
CAAGCTGTAATGCCATTAATTCCATCCATAAAATTGTATGCATTGATAACTCCAATGACAATTACAAAAGTAATAGCCAGGTAATACCAGGGCATATCAAATACATCCAGTTCATAGGCCATTAACAAAACCGAAAGCAAGTGAACTAATAGACGGATCTTATTGGACAAGGTCATTACATCATCCGCAAAGCTCACCACTGTCATCAAGGTCAACCCTAAAAAGAAATAGGGATACTGAAAGCCGGAAATAATAAAATAAGCCAATGTCCCCAAATAAAATATAATTCCTCCACCCCTCAATGTAACGGAGGTATGTGAACTACGTTCGTTTGGCTTGTCAATAATATTAAACCGATCCGCAATTTTAAAGTAAAGCAGCTCAGCAATAAAAAGAATTATAAATATTATTATATATATCATTATTTACTATTTACCGTATACTAATTCTTGTCTGCATTAAAGGATCTGATCGTTTTCACCAACCCTTCTGTCGCAGTCAATGGCAATTTCTCAATACCCAATGCAGTTTTGATCTTCTGATTGGAGACCAACAAATTACTAGTCATCTTCTTAAGTCTTTTCGTATTTAAGGGTATAGGAATTACATCGCCAAGCTTTGCGATTCCATTTACAAGAAATTTAGGCAGAGAAAGGTCAATAGTTTTTTTACCAGTTTCTTTTTTTATTATCTCTATTATTTCTTTGGTAGATATAGGCTGATTATCAGCAATATGATATATTCCTGATTTTAATTTATCATGATTTTGAATAATCTGATTTATAAAGAAACAAAAATTCTCAATGGATATAAAGCTCCTTTTATTATTAAATGCTGACAAAGGATAAGGTATTCCTTTTGATATCAACTTATATAACAACCCTAAATTCCCTTTATCTCCCGGACCATGAACCATTGGTGGACGAAGAATAATAAGTTTTTTGTTATCAGGTAAATCCTGACCGAGAAGCCACATTTCTGCGGCTCTTTTTGATTTACCGTACCAGGAAACAGGATTACAGATATCTTGTTCCAACAGAGGTATATCCGATTCAAACTCCTCTAAGGCCGCGAGTGAACTGATATGAATTAATAATTTGGCCGATGATTGTTTAAAAGCTTCAAATACATCTTTAACTAAATCTACATTTACATGATAATAATCCGCTTCTGTAGCTGTCCCCTTATGATCATGTGCTTTGCCGACAACGTTAATAATAAATTCAGAATCATTCAGAGACATTTGCCAATTTAAGTCTCGTAATGATATTCCTTTTGTTGAAGACAACATATTTAATATCGAGCACCCAATAAAACCTGAGTTACCTAGAACTATATTCATTGGCTCGAAAATATTTTCTTTTCTATTTCCTTGTAAATAATCTTCTCAGAGAAATTTTCCTTCACAAACTTTGCACCTTGAATTCCATGTCTAACACGAAGTTCTTTACTAATCAAATATTGTTCAATCATAGAGGAAATACTCTCTCCATTAATTTCAACAAAAAGTCCTGTTTCATTTTCAACAATTGCATCAATACAACCTGTAGAACGAGTTGTAATTACAGGTAATTGTGATGATGATGCCTCTAGTATTACTGTTGGAAAACCCTCCCTATAAGATGGTAAAATAAATATATCCATCATATTATAATAAATTTTTGCATCTGGAACTCCACCTATTAGTTCTATCGTTTTGTCACTTTTGATATAATTAACCAAATCATCATTTAATGGATCTCGAGAATCAACTGGTCCCACCAACATTAATCTAATATTATTATATTTTGTTTTAAGAATCTTCCACCCATCGATCAACTCAACAATTCCTTTATCTTTCGTTAACCGTCCCACAAATCCTATTGTTATAAGTGATTCATTTTTCAAACCTACCCTATATTTAAATTCATTTAAATCCACTCCATTACATGTCCCCTTTCCTAACAATATATTTTTACTAAAATCATTGAGCTTTAAACTATCAGCCATATTTTCAACGGACTGACTAACATTTATAATTTTATGCGCGAGCCTTCCTATAAGTTTTTCTATTAATATTAATATTTTTTTCTTAAGCCCACTTGAAGTTTCAAAAACTAAACCATGTCTAAAATAGAAACGATTAGGAACATTTGCCAAATACGCTGCTAACATTCCTATTAATCCTCCTTTTGGAGAATGTGCAATAACTACGTCAAAGTTTTCATTATTGATATATTTTTTCAGTATCCATATTGACTTTAGGTCTTGAATAGGATCAATTGCTCTAACAATTGGTATAGGAAAAGGCTTAAAATCATACTTTTCAGCTAAACCATATAGTTCTTCGGATTCTGAACATGCAACATGAAATTCATATCCTTTATCTTTAAAGTATCGAAACTGATTTCCTATAAAGTATTTTATAGAAAAAGAAACGGATACCACATGAAGTATCTTTTTTGTGTTCATTCTTCCAAACCAATGGCACTAATTAATTTCCATACTTTCGGCATAGCATTAAAATTTATCAGATTTATTTATTAAAATTTGTGAAATCCTTATGGTCGACTTTCTCTAACTGTTCACGACTTAAGGACTTAAAATACGCATACGTTAGTTTCAACCCTT
Proteins encoded in this region:
- a CDS encoding glycosyltransferase family 4 protein, whose protein sequence is MNTKKILHVVSVSFSIKYFIGNQFRYFKDKGYEFHVACSESEELYGLAEKYDFKPFPIPIVRAIDPIQDLKSIWILKKYINNENFDVVIAHSPKGGLIGMLAAYLANVPNRFYFRHGLVFETSSGLKKKILILIEKLIGRLAHKIINVSQSVENMADSLKLNDFSKNILLGKGTCNGVDLNEFKYRVGLKNESLITIGFVGRLTKDKGIVELIDGWKILKTKYNNIRLMLVGPVDSRDPLNDDLVNYIKSDKTIELIGGVPDAKIYYNMMDIFILPSYREGFPTVILEASSSQLPVITTRSTGCIDAIVENETGLFVEINGESISSMIEQYLISKELRVRHGIQGAKFVKENFSEKIIYKEIEKKIFSSQ
- a CDS encoding NAD-dependent epimerase/dehydratase family protein, producing the protein MNIVLGNSGFIGCSILNMLSSTKGISLRDLNWQMSLNDSEFIINVVGKAHDHKGTATEADYYHVNVDLVKDVFEAFKQSSAKLLIHISSLAALEEFESDIPLLEQDICNPVSWYGKSKRAAEMWLLGQDLPDNKKLIILRPPMVHGPGDKGNLGLLYKLISKGIPYPLSAFNNKRSFISIENFCFFINQIIQNHDKLKSGIYHIADNQPISTKEIIEIIKKETGKKTIDLSLPKFLVNGIAKLGDVIPIPLNTKRLKKMTSNLLVSNQKIKTALGIEKLPLTATEGLVKTIRSFNADKN